GCCGGCTCCGCGCTGTCCCCGTGCGCGCCGCGGGCCCGGCCGTCGAACGACAGCTCCCGGCGGCGCCGGGCGCGGCGCGCGTTGTCGCGCACGTGGTTGGTGGCGACGCGGAACAGCCACGCGCGCGGCGCTGGCGGAAGATCCTCCTGCTGGAGCAACCGAACGAACGCCTCCTGGGAGGCATCCGCGGCGACCTCTTCGTCCCCGGTGAGACGAACCAAGTAGCGCTCCAGCGCGGGGTGGTGGAGCGAATAGAGCTCGTCGACCCTGCCGTTGCGTTCATAGCCGGACACGGAGCCCCACCACCGGCAGACGTGGCACGCCGCGCTCTTCCAGGGTGCGGAGCGAGTCGCCCTGGCACCCCACCACGACGCAGCCCGACCCGTCCCCCGCGTACACGGTCGCGTTCGCGCGATCGAGGGCGTTGCGGAGCTGTCCGAACGCGCCTATCTGCCAGTCGCCCACCTCCACTGACCAGTCGACCAGCAGGTCCAGGCTGGCGAACACGGTCGTCCGTGCTCCGTGGGGCGTGGCCAACCATGGCAGCGCTTCCGGGACGCAGCCCGGCACGGCTTCACAGGACACGGAGTCGCCGACCACCGCGGTGAACGGCGCGCCGGAGGCGATGGTCAACGCGGCTCCCAGCTTCAGCGACGAGGTCGCGCGCGCCATGAGGGTTCCGTCGAAGACGTGCGTCCGGTCCGCCGCCGAGGGATAGCTCAGCCCGGCCGCCGAGAGCCGCGACCGCGCCAGCGTGTACGCCGCCGACCCGGTCACGCGGCCGATCAGTTGGCGCACCGAGATCTCGAGGCCGAACGCGGTTCCACTCCCCTCCACGAACGTCGCCCTGCCCGCGACGGACCCCGGCCGCGGGTCCGGCGTGGTGAGCCCGTCCGTCAGGCGGGCGTACGAGTTGATCGCGACCACGCGACCCGGTGCGAGGTTCGCCTCCATCCCGGCGGTCGCGATGTCGGCCCTGAGAAGTGGCACGGCCGGACCCGCGAGAAGCCACGCGTCCGTCGACACCAGGCTGGCGAATTGCACGCCCCCCGGCGCGACCGCTTGCGTGTACTGGTGGGCACGCGCGAAGCCGAGCGAGAGAGCGGCGTCCGGAATGGGCGTGTACCGCAGAGCCAGCCGCGGCGCCAGCCGAACCGCCCCCGCTCCGAGCACTTCGCCGCCGGTCTCCGCCCTGACCGCGGCGCGCCCGGTCACTTTCGTCTCTCCGCCCCACGTCCTTTCGCCCCAGATCGCCAGCACGGGAAGGTCCAGATCCCAGCCGTCGAATGGCCCCGCGATCGCATCCCCGGCGGTC
This region of Gemmatimonadota bacterium genomic DNA includes:
- a CDS encoding RNA polymerase sigma factor; this translates as MSGYERNGRVDELYSLHHPALERYLVRLTGDEEVAADASQEAFVRLLQQEDLPPAPRAWLFRVATNHVRDNARRARRRRELSFDGRARGAHGDSAEPADRRASRSRAAQTLRKVLDELSPKERQALLMREEGFRHREIAEAVGTTTGSVGTLLRRAIEKAAARLGAPPENTR